From the genome of Streptomyces virginiae, one region includes:
- a CDS encoding ribosome-inactivating family protein, translating into MRLHPTSNTHRTGKQLAVLLLALVSACSVLFGAAAPKANAETSQRFTTIDWHMYHGLSDGSSYAARDFDSYNAMVNALRNAAGHQMAGVSNSPGYMDTPTRTNSNRVIRVLVWTHEADGNRAHLALYFNVDNLYFLGFSARGQHYRIVPRPNQADRAYTNHLPEEIRNAYGLATAPLFNQITGDGSYQQMSAPADWRANQTYNAQMVYARLQTLTNLRVEDRNAVGLNQSMAYIIGATAEAARFGWIQNRVAQSIFRGGDPAYTDRPSHLGNFGTDLETSWSDLSRMAHRTAAHRTDRGVTIDGRRYENVTEIGNPTNGQPRLTPFLGLYASGQG; encoded by the coding sequence ATGCGCCTGCATCCGACATCCAACACGCACCGAACCGGAAAGCAGCTCGCGGTCCTGCTGCTCGCCCTGGTGTCCGCGTGCAGCGTCCTCTTCGGGGCCGCCGCCCCCAAGGCCAACGCGGAGACCAGCCAGCGGTTCACCACTATCGACTGGCACATGTACCACGGGCTTTCAGACGGCAGCTCATACGCGGCCCGAGACTTTGATAGCTACAACGCCATGGTGAACGCGCTGCGCAACGCCGCCGGCCACCAGATGGCAGGCGTCAGCAACAGCCCGGGCTACATGGACACCCCGACCCGGACCAACAGCAACCGTGTCATCCGGGTCCTGGTCTGGACCCACGAGGCGGACGGCAACCGCGCGCACCTCGCGCTGTACTTCAACGTCGACAACCTCTACTTCCTGGGCTTCTCCGCCCGCGGCCAGCACTACCGCATCGTCCCCCGCCCCAACCAGGCCGACCGCGCGTACACCAACCACCTGCCGGAGGAAATCCGAAACGCCTACGGCCTGGCGACGGCCCCCCTGTTCAACCAGATCACCGGCGACGGCAGCTACCAGCAGATGTCGGCTCCCGCGGATTGGCGGGCGAATCAGACCTACAACGCGCAGATGGTGTACGCGCGGCTACAGACCCTCACCAACCTCCGGGTCGAAGACCGCAACGCCGTTGGGTTGAACCAGTCCATGGCCTACATCATCGGCGCCACCGCCGAGGCCGCCCGCTTCGGCTGGATCCAGAACCGCGTCGCCCAGAGCATCTTCCGCGGCGGTGACCCGGCCTACACGGATCGGCCGTCCCACCTCGGCAACTTCGGCACCGACCTCGAAACCAGCTGGAGCGACCTGTCCCGCATGGCGCACCGGACCGCGGCCCACCGCACCGACCGGGGCGTGACGATCGACGGACGCCGGTACGAGAACGTGACCGAGATCGGGAACCCCACCAATGGTCAGCCCCGCCTGACCCCCTTCCTCGGCCTGTACGCCAGCGGACAGGGCTAA
- a CDS encoding IS630 family transposase yields the protein MRYADGGGLTAAGRVRRESVRMRAAELFEQRVKPTEVARRLRVSVKSAYQWHQLWREGGAEALNSRGPGGSRCRLSPRCLVKLAAYLERGPAVHGWVEDQVWTAARVVTLIRRKFHVTYSVSGATRLMHRLGFSPQVPARRVAERNEQAVTEWNEVTWAEVKGPGRPAGVTSASRTRQASPADRPGGTWGRRGRTPVVTVSGHRAGRLSVAGLIAMRPGSRTRLCHRLVTHPAGKGKRRSMSERDFIALVDGVHQLVKAPIVLVWDRLNTHVSRAVRELVARRAWLTVFLLPAYAPDLNPVEWVWAHVKRSLSNLAVMALDRLEALVRNRLKRLQYRPDTLDGFIAGTGLTLDTPTSS from the coding sequence GTGAGATATGCGGATGGTGGCGGGTTGACCGCTGCAGGACGGGTGCGCCGGGAGTCGGTTCGGATGCGGGCGGCCGAGCTGTTCGAGCAGAGGGTCAAGCCGACGGAGGTGGCTAGGCGTCTGCGGGTGAGCGTGAAGTCCGCTTACCAGTGGCACCAGTTGTGGCGCGAGGGCGGAGCCGAGGCGTTGAACTCCCGGGGGCCGGGCGGGTCGCGGTGCCGCTTGTCCCCGCGCTGCCTGGTGAAGCTGGCCGCCTATCTGGAGCGGGGACCCGCGGTGCACGGCTGGGTGGAGGACCAGGTGTGGACCGCGGCGCGGGTGGTCACGCTGATCAGGCGGAAGTTCCACGTCACGTACAGCGTGTCAGGGGCTACGAGGCTGATGCACAGGCTCGGCTTCAGCCCACAGGTCCCCGCCCGGCGGGTCGCCGAGCGCAACGAGCAGGCTGTCACCGAGTGGAACGAGGTGACCTGGGCGGAGGTAAAAGGACCCGGGCGGCCTGCGGGGGTTACATCTGCTTCGAGGACGAGGCAGGCTTCACCCGCCGACCGCCCAGGGGGCACATGGGGCCGGCGTGGCCGAACCCCGGTCGTCACGGTCAGCGGCCACCGGGCTGGACGCCTGTCCGTGGCCGGGCTGATCGCGATGCGTCCCGGCTCCCGTACCCGGCTGTGCCACCGGCTGGTCACCCACCCCGCGGGTAAGGGCAAGCGCCGCAGCATGAGCGAGCGGGACTTCATCGCCCTGGTCGACGGTGTCCACCAGCTCGTCAAAGCGCCGATTGTGCTGGTCTGGGACCGGCTGAACACCCATGTCTCCCGCGCCGTGCGCGAGTTGGTCGCCCGGCGCGCGTGGCTGACGGTCTTCCTCCTGCCCGCGTACGCGCCCGACCTCAACCCTGTCGAGTGGGTCTGGGCGCACGTCAAACGCAGTCTGTCCAACCTCGCCGTCATGGCCCTCGACCGGCTTGAAGCACTCGTCCGCAACCGGCTCAAACGCCTCCAGTACCGGCCCGACACCCTCGACGGCTTCATAGCCGGCACCGGCCTGACCCTCGACACCCCAACCTCATCCTGA
- a CDS encoding C40 family peptidase: MKKLKRWLAGAAGLIGLALVLLAAIAAHVTGLAQSEAEAAARCPGAGRPGLDPDTADIARKVQAMLTGSGDVDVPGLSEPKKQIPNAKAIVATGIQKRVPARGQVIALATALQESTLINLDHGDRDSLGLFQQRPSQGWGTHEQIMDPVYSSTKFYDGLVKLEDWEQMPLTVAAQKVQRSGFPDAYAKHEPLATALQQAIGPALGAAPAGPQAVVPVLGGGHGQGPCAGQAANVDFGEIPPGTLPEGYQIPATAPTEVKTAIRWALGQLGTMYQWGGSCTNPHGTTPAERCDCSSLTQRSYGVAGKEITRTTYTQIHDGRPVPVDAIAPGDLLFARGTADAPEHVAMAIGYGYVVHAPRTGRPVSVVRQSELGPVLVVRRIVG, from the coding sequence ATGAAGAAGCTCAAACGGTGGCTGGCCGGCGCTGCCGGACTGATCGGGCTGGCGCTCGTCCTGCTCGCCGCGATCGCCGCCCACGTCACCGGCCTCGCCCAGAGCGAGGCCGAGGCGGCCGCTCGCTGCCCCGGCGCCGGCCGGCCGGGCCTTGACCCGGACACCGCCGACATCGCCCGCAAGGTCCAGGCGATGCTGACCGGCAGCGGCGACGTGGACGTGCCCGGACTCTCCGAGCCCAAGAAGCAGATCCCCAACGCGAAGGCAATCGTCGCGACCGGCATCCAGAAGCGGGTGCCGGCCCGCGGCCAGGTCATCGCCCTGGCCACCGCCCTCCAGGAGTCCACACTGATCAACCTCGACCACGGCGACCGCGACTCACTGGGCCTGTTCCAGCAACGCCCCTCCCAGGGCTGGGGAACCCACGAGCAGATCATGGACCCGGTCTACTCCAGCACCAAGTTCTACGACGGGCTCGTGAAGCTGGAGGACTGGGAGCAGATGCCGCTCACGGTCGCCGCGCAGAAGGTCCAGCGCAGCGGGTTCCCCGACGCGTACGCCAAACACGAACCGCTCGCCACGGCCCTGCAGCAGGCCATCGGGCCCGCGCTCGGCGCAGCGCCCGCCGGGCCTCAGGCGGTAGTGCCCGTTCTCGGCGGAGGACACGGCCAGGGCCCCTGCGCCGGCCAGGCGGCCAACGTGGACTTCGGGGAGATCCCGCCCGGCACACTCCCCGAGGGGTACCAGATCCCGGCCACGGCACCGACGGAGGTGAAGACCGCGATCCGGTGGGCGCTCGGCCAGCTCGGAACCATGTACCAGTGGGGCGGCAGTTGTACCAACCCCCACGGCACCACCCCGGCCGAGAGGTGCGACTGCTCGTCCCTGACCCAACGGTCCTACGGCGTTGCCGGAAAGGAGATCACCCGCACCACCTACACACAGATCCACGACGGGCGCCCCGTCCCGGTCGACGCCATCGCCCCCGGTGACCTCCTCTTCGCCCGCGGTACGGCCGACGCCCCCGAGCATGTGGCCATGGCCATCGGCTACGGCTACGTCGTGCACGCGCCCCGGACCGGCCGGCCCGTCTCCGTGGTCCGACAGAGCGAGCTCGGCCCGGTCCTCGTCGTCCGGCGCATCGTCGGCTGA
- a CDS encoding ATP-binding protein yields the protein MRLPIRHVQNNLIFTTHGTVWAVWRVTATNYSHAPAVVKKRRLQALEGLFKAMTGEPMLMSLCPQVDPTAVVRAMVDDIDLARAPRYERLGHAVLDELETMELTGRTDWLALPLPPLSRKDAVVSAFRAARAEVSLQLGLMPAVVTDAEVRRRLEQAQRIQAQWPSGVSMRPASEAEILWIYGHSARRGLAEPFLPDGTETPVRGRGRNVAALGEILVGEGGADFDSGPSLPVNPFTRRFLQVSSEWGDSYQALLALSEMPKAFALPGAAYLQQLDDLAYPVDWTARLVVVPGSKAEPKVRKRARHLKAQAAEYEGDPAGPPAAVANNQADNEEYHERLTANRREVEIRAMVTLAVWGDSPDDAMDRAAALASDYGATEYTFSRPAGEQTNLWQAMLPGCRTPRVMAGYAQILLARDFSMAMPWCGSQLGDERGGLYGLQVASGGARPVLIDPARGPRENASASMAWLGELGAGKSVAMKAAVYNVLARGHQLGRPGSRGRAVIVDRTTDQEWARFAKACPGTTQLIRIDHTAEVSLDPLRLYKENSPQVAARFTESFLTLLLGVRPMDLEGVALSEAVQAVLARPEPSMRALMDELTARGADDAAAQGLARKLGSVARKDLARVVFDETLPVVDTHRADSVVFLVSALALPKKSELASEHRIQRLEFEKVLGRALMYLIAAVSRETAMRSRDEFAVTVFDECWWLTSSDEGLELLLELLRDGRKRNAAAYVGSHDADDIGPADSEKGVIVRGLIPHRFVFRQTSRTLAARSLEFLGVDSTDTDLLDLVTGGLSPLDLPEDQRRARAGECLYRDLVGRIGLMRVLIPRDRAIERVIHTTPTGAQAAA from the coding sequence ATGCGCCTGCCGATCCGGCACGTCCAGAACAACCTGATCTTCACCACCCATGGCACGGTCTGGGCGGTCTGGCGCGTCACCGCGACCAACTACTCCCACGCCCCGGCCGTCGTGAAGAAGCGCCGCCTCCAGGCCCTGGAGGGCCTGTTCAAGGCGATGACCGGCGAGCCGATGCTGATGAGCCTGTGCCCGCAGGTCGACCCGACCGCCGTGGTGCGCGCCATGGTCGACGACATCGACCTGGCCCGGGCCCCGCGCTACGAGCGTCTCGGGCACGCGGTCCTGGACGAGCTGGAGACGATGGAGCTGACCGGGCGCACCGACTGGCTCGCGCTCCCGCTTCCCCCGCTGTCGCGGAAGGACGCGGTGGTGTCGGCGTTCCGGGCGGCGCGGGCGGAAGTCTCCCTGCAGCTCGGGCTGATGCCCGCGGTCGTCACCGACGCAGAGGTCCGCCGGCGCCTGGAGCAGGCGCAGCGGATCCAGGCCCAGTGGCCGTCCGGGGTGTCGATGCGTCCGGCGTCCGAGGCGGAGATCCTGTGGATCTACGGCCACTCCGCCCGGCGCGGGCTGGCGGAGCCGTTCCTCCCCGACGGCACCGAGACCCCGGTCCGCGGCCGCGGACGCAACGTCGCGGCGCTGGGGGAGATCCTCGTCGGCGAGGGCGGCGCCGACTTCGACAGCGGCCCCTCGCTGCCGGTCAACCCGTTCACGCGGCGCTTCCTCCAGGTCTCCTCCGAGTGGGGCGACTCCTACCAGGCGCTCCTGGCCCTCTCCGAGATGCCCAAGGCGTTCGCTCTGCCTGGCGCGGCCTACCTGCAGCAGCTCGACGACCTGGCCTACCCGGTCGACTGGACCGCACGGCTGGTCGTCGTGCCCGGCTCGAAGGCGGAGCCGAAGGTCCGCAAGCGCGCCCGTCACCTCAAGGCGCAGGCCGCCGAGTACGAGGGCGACCCGGCCGGTCCGCCCGCGGCCGTGGCCAACAATCAGGCCGACAACGAGGAGTACCACGAGCGGCTGACCGCGAACCGGCGCGAGGTGGAGATCCGCGCCATGGTCACCCTCGCGGTCTGGGGCGACAGCCCCGACGACGCCATGGACCGGGCCGCCGCCCTCGCGAGCGACTACGGCGCGACCGAATACACCTTCTCCCGGCCCGCCGGCGAGCAGACGAACCTCTGGCAGGCGATGCTGCCCGGCTGCCGCACCCCCCGCGTCATGGCCGGCTACGCACAGATCCTCCTCGCCCGGGACTTCTCGATGGCCATGCCCTGGTGCGGATCCCAGCTCGGCGACGAACGCGGCGGCCTGTACGGGCTGCAGGTCGCCTCCGGGGGCGCCCGCCCCGTCCTGATCGACCCCGCCCGCGGACCCCGCGAGAACGCCTCCGCCTCCATGGCCTGGCTCGGCGAGCTCGGCGCCGGAAAGTCGGTCGCCATGAAGGCCGCGGTCTACAACGTCCTCGCCCGCGGCCACCAGCTCGGCCGGCCCGGCAGCCGCGGCCGCGCCGTCATCGTCGACCGCACCACCGACCAGGAATGGGCCCGCTTCGCCAAGGCTTGTCCCGGCACCACTCAGCTGATCCGCATCGACCACACCGCCGAGGTCTCCCTCGACCCGCTGCGCCTCTACAAGGAGAACAGCCCCCAGGTCGCGGCCCGCTTCACCGAGTCCTTCCTGACCCTGCTCCTCGGGGTGCGGCCGATGGACCTCGAAGGCGTCGCCCTCTCCGAAGCGGTCCAGGCGGTCCTGGCCCGGCCCGAGCCGTCGATGCGCGCCCTGATGGACGAACTCACCGCGCGCGGCGCCGACGACGCGGCCGCCCAGGGCCTGGCCCGCAAGCTCGGCTCGGTCGCCCGCAAGGACCTGGCCCGGGTCGTGTTCGACGAGACGCTGCCGGTCGTCGACACCCACCGCGCCGACAGCGTGGTCTTCCTGGTGTCCGCGCTCGCGCTGCCGAAGAAGTCCGAGCTCGCGAGCGAGCACCGCATCCAGCGCCTGGAGTTCGAGAAGGTGTTGGGCCGGGCCCTGATGTATCTGATCGCCGCGGTCTCCCGCGAGACCGCGATGAGGAGCCGGGACGAGTTCGCCGTCACCGTCTTCGACGAGTGCTGGTGGCTCACCTCCAGCGACGAGGGCCTGGAGCTGCTGCTGGAGCTGCTGCGCGACGGCCGCAAGCGCAACGCGGCCGCGTACGTCGGCTCGCACGACGCCGACGACATCGGCCCGGCCGACAGCGAGAAGGGCGTGATCGTCCGCGGGCTCATCCCGCACCGCTTCGTCTTCCGGCAGACCAGCCGCACCCTGGCCGCCCGCTCCCTGGAGTTCCTCGGCGTGGACTCCACCGACACCGACCTCCTGGACCTGGTGACCGGTGGCCTCTCACCCCTCGATCTGCCCGAGGACCAGCGCCGGGCCCGCGCGGGGGAGTGCCTCTACCGCGACCTGGTCGGCCGCATCGGCCTCATGCGCGTGCTCATCCCGCGCGACCGGGCGATCGAGCGCGTCATCCACACCACCCCGACCGGCGCACAGGCGGCGGCATGA
- a CDS encoding conjugal transfer protein, with the protein MSLVGTFRRKPAPPVEPRPEAVQVPEAEQDTDWVGGWSTGAQANSAVLIRWIVWGLIGLGPLLGALAYLSVPTTSAAPASKTAPSASSASGGQGAAGFASLFVAAYLSAGRGDEPKLAAYYPPAGGLQLDGVSGRRRGEQLTVVRLRQTDASVWAVTVAARVTGAQPSVTPSTQPGASPSPAADPVRYFQVPVATAPGAGGATAYTALALPAEVAAPERAKAPELVYGAMHPALPTDPRTQAVTSFLSAYLTKAGAELDRYLAPGTRLAAPSPAPYSGIAVDQLAVEGEAGGEPVVSVPGDGTTLRLLVTLRATGQDGVRLPLTYALTLKARAGRWEIAGLDGAPALAPPTPVPAASGAPVPATTPTP; encoded by the coding sequence ATGAGCCTCGTAGGCACCTTCCGCCGGAAGCCGGCCCCGCCGGTCGAGCCGCGGCCGGAGGCCGTGCAGGTGCCGGAGGCCGAGCAGGACACCGACTGGGTCGGCGGATGGTCGACCGGTGCCCAGGCCAACTCGGCCGTCCTGATCCGCTGGATCGTCTGGGGCCTGATCGGCCTCGGTCCGCTCCTGGGCGCGCTCGCCTATCTGTCGGTGCCCACCACGTCCGCGGCCCCGGCGTCGAAGACCGCCCCGTCCGCATCGTCCGCGAGCGGCGGTCAGGGCGCGGCCGGCTTCGCCAGCCTCTTCGTTGCCGCTTACCTGTCTGCCGGGCGTGGCGACGAGCCCAAGCTCGCCGCCTACTACCCGCCGGCCGGCGGCCTCCAGCTCGACGGAGTCTCCGGCCGCCGTCGGGGCGAGCAGCTGACGGTCGTCCGGCTTCGCCAGACCGACGCCTCGGTCTGGGCGGTCACGGTCGCGGCCCGCGTCACCGGCGCGCAGCCGTCGGTCACGCCGTCCACGCAGCCGGGCGCCTCCCCGTCTCCGGCAGCCGACCCGGTGCGCTATTTCCAGGTGCCCGTGGCAACCGCGCCCGGCGCCGGGGGAGCGACCGCGTACACGGCGCTCGCGCTGCCGGCCGAGGTCGCCGCCCCCGAGCGGGCCAAGGCCCCGGAGTTGGTCTACGGCGCGATGCACCCGGCGCTGCCGACCGACCCGCGTACCCAGGCGGTCACCAGCTTCCTGTCCGCCTACCTGACGAAGGCCGGCGCCGAGCTCGACCGCTACCTCGCTCCGGGTACGCGCCTGGCCGCGCCGTCCCCGGCTCCGTACTCGGGGATCGCGGTGGACCAGCTCGCCGTCGAGGGCGAGGCCGGCGGCGAACCGGTCGTCTCGGTGCCTGGTGACGGCACCACCCTGCGTCTGCTCGTCACCCTCCGGGCGACCGGCCAGGACGGGGTGCGGCTCCCGCTCACCTACGCCCTCACCCTCAAGGCCCGCGCCGGCCGGTGGGAGATCGCCGGCCTCGACGGCGCCCCCGCCCTTGCCCCGCCTACTCCGGTTCCGGCCGCCTCCGGCGCCCCCGTTCCGGCAACCACTCCCACCCCATAG
- a CDS encoding DUF2637 domain-containing protein produces MAQLQLTRTHRILIGVVVAGAVVIAGIGFAGSYAAVRELAEKKGFGGFSLVFPIGIDAGICVLLALDLLLTWLRIPFPLLRQTAWLLTAATIAFNGAASWPDPLGVGMHAVIPMLFVVTVEAARHAVGRIADITADRHMEGVRITRWLLSPLPTFKLWRRMKLWELRSYEQAVGMEQDRLIYQARLQARYGRSWRRKAPVEALMPLKLARIGVPLAETASDGLVAAGMDPVLLQRRPAATAPEEIAPAVAPALPPAVPQPDEVLVAEQLPEPLEDSAGGEVRSVQTLGLSAADLRGVGREFIEQYDRFPTADQLAAYLAQQYGVTDPATGGPIADEYLEPVLTDLRELGFDPSDGPASDFTVSQAEAAAEPDDTSVSVADASAPVTERPPFFLGESSAGSGVEAEAPRLAPVTKPSVPVATASAKADLPMQGTVKQKSPGETSRPAPAGEAQAWTADVTETGEATARVPQQQNDEGDIDPIQQEIELVAQWLAEAEDAGKKLSGAETARRLEVSPKTGQRRVLEAAKHLEESRQRQGRAHLRSVSS; encoded by the coding sequence GTGGCGCAGCTACAGCTGACTCGTACGCACCGGATACTCATCGGAGTCGTCGTGGCCGGAGCCGTGGTCATCGCGGGGATCGGTTTCGCGGGCTCGTACGCCGCAGTGCGCGAGCTCGCGGAGAAGAAGGGCTTCGGCGGCTTCTCCCTGGTCTTCCCGATCGGCATCGACGCGGGCATCTGCGTCCTCCTCGCGTTGGACCTGCTGCTGACGTGGCTCCGGATCCCCTTCCCCCTGCTGCGCCAGACGGCGTGGTTGCTGACGGCGGCGACCATCGCGTTCAACGGTGCGGCCTCCTGGCCGGATCCGCTGGGTGTCGGGATGCACGCCGTGATCCCGATGCTGTTCGTGGTGACGGTGGAGGCCGCCCGGCACGCCGTGGGTCGGATCGCGGACATCACCGCGGACCGGCACATGGAGGGTGTGCGCATCACCCGGTGGCTGCTGTCCCCGCTGCCGACCTTCAAGCTGTGGCGTCGGATGAAGCTGTGGGAGCTGCGCTCCTACGAGCAGGCGGTCGGTATGGAGCAGGACCGGCTGATCTACCAGGCCCGGCTGCAGGCGCGGTACGGGCGTTCGTGGCGGCGTAAGGCTCCGGTGGAGGCGCTGATGCCGCTGAAGCTGGCCCGGATCGGGGTACCGCTCGCGGAGACCGCTTCGGATGGCCTGGTCGCAGCCGGGATGGATCCGGTGCTCCTGCAGCGGCGGCCCGCCGCTACCGCACCCGAGGAGATCGCACCAGCCGTAGCACCGGCGCTTCCTCCGGCCGTCCCGCAACCTGACGAGGTCCTGGTCGCCGAACAGCTGCCTGAGCCTTTGGAGGACAGCGCCGGGGGAGAGGTCCGCAGCGTCCAGACCTTGGGCCTCAGTGCAGCGGACTTGCGAGGAGTCGGCCGCGAGTTCATCGAGCAGTACGACCGCTTCCCGACGGCGGACCAGCTCGCCGCATACCTCGCTCAGCAGTACGGCGTGACCGATCCGGCGACGGGTGGGCCGATCGCGGACGAGTACCTGGAGCCGGTGCTGACCGACCTGCGCGAGCTCGGCTTCGACCCTTCCGATGGGCCGGCGAGCGACTTCACCGTAAGCCAGGCCGAAGCTGCTGCTGAGCCGGACGACACGTCGGTGTCCGTCGCGGACGCATCCGCGCCGGTGACCGAGCGGCCTCCCTTCTTCCTGGGGGAGTCGAGTGCGGGATCGGGCGTTGAGGCAGAAGCGCCGCGCCTCGCTCCGGTCACGAAGCCTTCGGTCCCGGTGGCCACCGCCTCGGCGAAGGCCGACCTGCCGATGCAGGGCACTGTGAAGCAGAAGTCGCCCGGCGAGACCTCGCGGCCCGCTCCGGCCGGCGAGGCCCAGGCGTGGACCGCCGATGTGACGGAGACCGGCGAAGCCACTGCTCGGGTGCCTCAGCAGCAGAACGACGAGGGTGACATCGACCCGATCCAGCAGGAGATCGAGCTGGTCGCCCAGTGGCTGGCCGAGGCCGAGGACGCGGGGAAGAAGCTGTCCGGAGCCGAGACCGCGCGACGCCTGGAGGTGTCGCCCAAGACGGGCCAGCGCCGCGTCCTTGAAGCGGCCAAGCACTTGGAGGAGAGCCGGCAGCGTCAGGGGCGTGCGCACCTGCGGTCGGTCAGTAGCTGA
- a CDS encoding ParB/RepB/Spo0J family partition protein: MSKASALGTGSSFARAQSISPRRAAIDAATAAPTEGALPTVTLPVSLISLNPRNPRSSLGDLTDLAKSLRNHGQKTAISIMSRLAYLEANPELAEDLEQGAKYVAIDGNSRLAAAREAGIEEVKVMLDEDLGSNPDEILESALVANVHRQDLDHLDEAYALQQLLAVHGTQEALAARLHRSQGWISQRLALIGLTPELKQKLKSGQEPAELLRQVGRKKPEEQAQQLQMLKEQRAKRKISSQAKTTSLPPKPATPSPEAAPDHVTPAPAATRQDPVVDGTSPEERQKALRRYLQLAGDPQAFVADLVESCTPEYRQQLAELLLNDL, encoded by the coding sequence ATGAGCAAGGCATCCGCGCTCGGAACGGGCAGCTCGTTCGCACGAGCCCAGTCCATCAGCCCCCGCCGGGCCGCAATCGACGCTGCGACAGCCGCTCCCACCGAGGGCGCCCTACCGACCGTCACGCTCCCCGTCTCCTTGATCAGCCTGAACCCGCGCAACCCGCGATCCTCACTGGGGGACCTGACAGATCTCGCCAAGAGCCTGCGCAACCACGGGCAGAAGACCGCCATCAGCATCATGTCCCGGCTGGCGTACCTCGAAGCCAACCCCGAACTGGCGGAAGACCTGGAGCAGGGCGCGAAGTACGTTGCCATCGACGGCAACTCCCGGCTCGCGGCCGCCCGTGAGGCCGGCATCGAAGAAGTCAAGGTGATGCTGGACGAGGACCTCGGCAGCAACCCGGACGAGATCCTGGAATCCGCCCTCGTCGCCAACGTCCACCGCCAGGACCTGGACCACCTGGACGAGGCATACGCGCTCCAGCAACTTCTCGCTGTCCACGGGACCCAGGAAGCGCTCGCCGCCCGCCTTCACCGCTCCCAGGGATGGATCTCCCAGCGCCTCGCCCTGATCGGCCTCACTCCCGAGCTGAAACAGAAGCTCAAATCGGGTCAGGAGCCGGCGGAGCTCCTCCGGCAGGTGGGACGTAAGAAGCCGGAAGAGCAGGCCCAGCAGCTCCAAATGCTGAAGGAACAGCGGGCCAAGAGGAAGATCAGCAGCCAGGCCAAGACGACGTCTCTGCCGCCGAAGCCGGCCACGCCTTCGCCGGAAGCTGCACCAGACCACGTGACGCCGGCCCCCGCCGCCACGCGACAGGACCCCGTCGTCGATGGAACGTCCCCCGAGGAACGACAGAAGGCGCTCCGTCGGTACCTACAGCTCGCGGGAGACCCACAGGCCTTCGTCGCGGACCTGGTGGAGTCCTGCACCCCTGAGTACCGGCAGCAGCTTGCCGAACTGCTCCTGAACGACCTGTAA
- a CDS encoding ParA family protein translates to MTTPSDGDIREKVVSKLPAAMQRDLRVRAAQHGIDIQHAVEAGIDAWRGLGANLPRIETTGAKSFSTWLPADQWEEFRSDCSARGVSLIQGLSQSVQVWLEKNPAPEIQRPVVVKRRVVCNQKGGVGKTAITAGVGQALAEDSDQLHRVRISKALAALLREDEEPTLLEYEDLPGLGLRVLLVDFDPQCHLTKQLGLTPLPLNGDSLTKHMAGEAKGPLGDLVVEVTENRFGGRLHVLPACTDAFLLDVKLSGVRAREAALERALAPLEADYDAILVDCPPSLGLSMDAAVYYGRRRPGEEPGNSGILVVVQAEDSSADAYDLLTSQIEDLVNDMALELEYLGIVVNHYDARRGYIATSSLQSWMDLKDPRVVGVIGDLKEQKEAVRVKQPLLAYAPNCNQAVALRALAREIS, encoded by the coding sequence ATGACAACGCCCTCCGACGGCGACATTCGCGAGAAGGTCGTCTCCAAGCTCCCCGCTGCGATGCAGCGTGACCTGAGAGTTCGCGCAGCGCAGCACGGCATCGACATCCAGCACGCGGTCGAGGCGGGCATCGACGCCTGGCGCGGGCTCGGCGCGAACCTGCCCCGTATCGAGACGACTGGCGCGAAGTCGTTTTCGACCTGGCTTCCCGCCGATCAGTGGGAGGAGTTCCGTTCCGACTGCTCCGCACGAGGTGTGTCCCTGATCCAGGGCCTCTCCCAGTCCGTGCAGGTGTGGTTGGAGAAGAACCCGGCCCCTGAGATCCAGCGCCCTGTCGTCGTCAAGCGGCGCGTTGTGTGCAACCAGAAGGGGGGTGTTGGCAAGACGGCCATCACGGCCGGTGTGGGCCAGGCGCTCGCCGAGGACTCGGACCAGTTGCACCGGGTACGCATCTCCAAGGCGCTCGCGGCACTGCTCAGGGAGGACGAGGAACCCACCCTGCTGGAGTACGAAGACCTCCCTGGGCTCGGCCTCCGCGTGCTGCTCGTCGACTTCGACCCTCAATGCCACCTGACCAAGCAACTCGGCCTGACTCCGCTCCCCCTCAACGGAGACAGCCTCACCAAGCACATGGCGGGCGAAGCCAAGGGCCCCCTCGGTGACCTCGTCGTCGAGGTCACCGAGAACCGCTTCGGCGGACGGCTCCACGTGCTTCCCGCATGCACCGACGCCTTCCTCCTCGACGTCAAGCTGTCAGGCGTGCGAGCACGCGAGGCGGCGCTGGAACGGGCACTCGCTCCGCTCGAAGCCGACTACGACGCCATCCTGGTGGACTGCCCACCCAGTCTCGGCCTCAGCATGGACGCCGCCGTCTACTACGGCCGTCGCCGCCCGGGGGAGGAGCCCGGCAACTCCGGGATCCTGGTCGTCGTCCAGGCCGAGGACAGCTCTGCCGACGCCTACGACCTCCTCACCTCGCAGATCGAAGATCTCGTCAACGACATGGCCCTGGAACTTGAGTACCTCGGCATCGTGGTCAACCACTACGACGCCCGCCGCGGGTACATCGCCACCTCCTCGCTCCAGAGCTGGATGGACCTCAAGGACCCGCGGGTCGTCGGCGTGATCGGCGACCTTAAGGAACAGAAGGAAGCCGTACGCGTCAAGCAGCCGTTGCTGGCGTACGCACCGAACTGCAACCAGGCGGTGGCCCTGCGAGCACTGGCACGGGAGATCTCATGA